CCTCTTTTTCAATCCGGCGTTGTGGGTGTAGATATTTGCCTTGTCCTCGCCCTCATTAAAGAGAACGATTGTTTCTTTCTCAATCTTCGTAAGTCTCGCCATAGCAGCCCTCCCTATGGTTTTTCAACACACGCAGCTTGCAGTAAAAGCAGCGATACCACCTTTCAACACCTTCAGCACTCAGCTTAACGGAAAGCATATAAAACAGCTTCTTCGCCACTGGATCGGGTGCAAGGGCAGCTACCATACGCAAACGCTCGACAGTTGCTTTCAGGTTTGGACAGCCAAAGGCATAAAGGGCTTCCATTTCATTCCGGTTCATCTTCATTGTGTTTTCCTCCTTAAAGTTTGATAAATGAAAAGCGACAGACACTTCATAAGGAAATACCTGTCGCTTCGTTTACGATATAAATTTGTTGGTTTTGGACTTGATAAAATCAGCAGTAAATCATTTCCTGTCTGATGATTTCTTCGGCTCGGTTACGGATAGAGTTCATGGACTGTACCCACAACATCTGATTGTCTGCTTTCATGGTTTCGGTCACGCCCTCGGCTTGTTTCATCTGCTCAATGATAAGGCTGCACCTTTCCGTTGCCTGTTCGTTCAGATCAGCAAGGTAAGTATGCAGTTCGCCGGATAAACAGAGGGCAGAGAACCTTGCAGGGCGGTACTGCTCCAAATATGTCCTGTGCAGTCTGCCCCACATACCGATAGGGCGGTGTTCCTCCGGTAGCTTCAAGTCCGGCACATAGTAATCACCCACAAGAACATAGTCCAGACCGTTGCTTTCGTCATGGATTCGTAGTTTCAATTCTGTCATGCTATTTTTTCTCCTTTCACTTTTTGCCGATTTGATTTGCTTGTGGCGTTCTGTTCAACACACACATTGCTATCAGAGCTTTTTTCTTCTGCTATACGCTCATGCTCCGCAAATTCTTTTGATTTCTCACGAATCTTTTTCATATACTTACGATTGGATTCTCGTTTTCTGCGAAGTCGTTCCGCCTCTTTTTCAGCAGCAATCCTTTCTTCCTCGGTTGGTTCATGCTGCTCCACAGGTACTTGAAATTGCCCGACATAGTTAAGATATATCTCCACCTCTGTGGTGCGGTCTGCACCTTTTCCTTGTGGCTCGTGAACCAGTATTTTGTCGATAAATTCATTTATCATGGCAGGAGTAAGTTCTGTAATGTTCTCATACTTTTTAACCAGCTTTAGAAAACGCTCCACATTATTTTGACCGCCTATAATCCGTTGCATATCAGCGGTGTCAGTCTCAATAATCTTGTTCAGCTCGTTCTGCTCATTTTCATAATCAGTAAGCATACTCTGAAAAAGTCTGTCCGGCA
The sequence above is drawn from the Coprococcus comes ATCC 27758 genome and encodes:
- a CDS encoding TnpV protein, with translation MTELKLRIHDESNGLDYVLVGDYYVPDLKLPEEHRPIGMWGRLHRTYLEQYRPARFSALCLSGELHTYLADLNEQATERCSLIIEQMKQAEGVTETMKADNQMLWVQSMNSIRNRAEEIIRQEMIYC